The stretch of DNA CCCGGACGCACCGCGGCGGTGCGCGATGCCCTCGCCGAGCACCTGCGCACGGGCGCAGACCTGCGTCGGCGCCGACGCCCGCCGGGTGCCGGCCGGGTGGTGCTCGTCGGTGGCGGACCGGGTGCGGTGGACCTGCTGACCGTGCGCGGTCGTCGGGCGCTCGCCGAGGCGGACGTGGTGGTGGCGGACCGGCTCGGACCGACACCGGTGCTGGACGAGCTCGCCCCGGACGTCGAGGTGATCGACGTCGGCAAGACCCCCGGTCATCACGCCGTGCCGCAGCACGAGATCAACCGGATCCTGGTCGAGCAGGCGCAGCGCGGGCGGACGGTCGTGCGGCTCAAGGGCGGCGACCCGTTCGTCTTCGGACGCGGCGGCGAGGAGGTGCTCGCGTGCCGCCAGGCCGGCGTGCCGGTCGAGGTGGTGCCGGGCGTGAGCAGCGCCCTGGCGACACCGGCGGCGGCGGGCATCCCGGTGACCCACCGCGGGACGACGGCGGCCTTCCACGTGGTGAACGGCCACGCGGGTCTCGACGAGGCGGCGCTGACCGTGCTGCGCGAGCGCTCGGCCACCCTGGTGGTGCTGATGGGCGTGTCGGTGCTGGCCGAGCTGGTCGGCACGGCCCTGGCCGCCGGGGTCGACCCGGGTACGCCGGTGGCGATCGTCGAGGAGGGCACCACGGCGCGGCAGCGGGTGACGCGGGACCGGCTCGACGCGATCGCCGGGCGGGCGCAGGCCGTCGGCGTGCGCGCGCCGGCCGTCATCGTCGTCGGAGCCGTCGCCGCACCCGGTCTGCTCGACGCCGGAGGTGCGGGCGACGCGGGCGTTCGCCGCCAGCCCGGCTCCGACGAGACACTGGGCCCGTGACCGACCACCTCGACCCGACCCTGGCCGGGTGCACGATGCTGGTCACC from Cellulomonas sp. NTE-D12 encodes:
- the cobA gene encoding uroporphyrinogen-III C-methyltransferase, translating into MTTLLGIDLTDRPVLVVGGGPVAARRLAHLRDEGAHITVVAPAVCEDVVALLDDVRWEAREVREQDLDGMWLVHTATGSSLADAEVAGWASARRIWCVNAGDATRGSARTPALTASGEVLVGVVSTGAPDPGRTAAVRDALAEHLRTGADLRRRRRPPGAGRVVLVGGGPGAVDLLTVRGRRALAEADVVVADRLGPTPVLDELAPDVEVIDVGKTPGHHAVPQHEINRILVEQAQRGRTVVRLKGGDPFVFGRGGEEVLACRQAGVPVEVVPGVSSALATPAAAGIPVTHRGTTAAFHVVNGHAGLDEAALTVLRERSATLVVLMGVSVLAELVGTALAAGVDPGTPVAIVEEGTTARQRVTRDRLDAIAGRAQAVGVRAPAVIVVGAVAAPGLLDAGGAGDAGVRRQPGSDETLGP